One stretch of Meiothermus sp. QL-1 DNA includes these proteins:
- a CDS encoding BMP family ABC transporter substrate-binding protein has product MRKVWWLALLAVLGFGLAQPRNLKACFIYVGPIGDVGWTYAHDEGRRAAEKAIPGLTTQYVESVKPADTLATVDRLVAGGCNVIFTTSFDFMDQTLEAAKKYPNIIFAHASGFKRAPNMLTYMADFYQIYYLNGLMAGALTKSGKVGYVAAFPIPELKRHISAFALGVRAVNPRATVNVKWINAWYDPVKAREAAEALMAEGNDILAFTEDTATVIQTAARRRVPSFSHYNSMYKYAPDYVVSGQLVDWSVIYIDILKKVQNGTYTPRNLQNVDYWWLARERAVMLGAQVGMPINPRFEPALKQATMVVNGRRVSVYDRVMELYKDIQSPNPKWDPFTGPIRDRNGILRVPAGRRMTVKELNEMQWVAPGVVGVVPDEPK; this is encoded by the coding sequence ATGCGGAAGGTTTGGTGGTTGGCGCTTTTGGCGGTGCTGGGGTTTGGCCTGGCCCAGCCGAGGAACCTCAAGGCCTGCTTCATCTACGTGGGCCCCATCGGCGATGTGGGCTGGACCTATGCCCACGATGAGGGCCGCCGGGCGGCAGAGAAGGCCATCCCGGGGCTCACCACCCAGTACGTGGAGTCGGTCAAGCCCGCCGACACCCTGGCCACCGTAGACCGGTTGGTGGCAGGGGGTTGCAACGTGATCTTCACCACCTCCTTCGACTTCATGGACCAGACCCTCGAGGCCGCCAAAAAGTACCCGAACATCATCTTTGCCCATGCCTCCGGCTTTAAGCGGGCCCCCAACATGCTCACCTACATGGCCGACTTCTACCAGATCTACTATCTCAACGGCCTGATGGCCGGGGCCCTGACCAAAAGCGGAAAGGTGGGCTACGTGGCTGCCTTCCCCATTCCCGAGCTCAAGCGGCACATCTCGGCCTTCGCCCTGGGGGTGCGGGCGGTAAACCCCAGGGCCACGGTCAATGTCAAGTGGATTAACGCCTGGTACGACCCCGTCAAGGCCCGCGAGGCCGCTGAGGCCTTGATGGCCGAGGGCAACGATATCCTGGCCTTCACCGAGGACACCGCCACGGTGATTCAGACCGCAGCCCGGCGCCGGGTGCCGAGCTTCAGCCACTACAACTCGATGTACAAGTATGCCCCCGACTACGTGGTCTCGGGCCAGTTGGTGGACTGGAGCGTGATCTACATCGACATCCTGAAAAAAGTCCAGAACGGCACCTACACCCCCAGGAACCTGCAAAACGTGGACTACTGGTGGCTGGCGCGGGAGCGGGCGGTGATGCTGGGCGCCCAGGTGGGCATGCCCATCAACCCCAGGTTCGAGCCGGCACTGAAGCAGGCCACCATGGTGGTGAACGGCCGGCGGGTGAGCGTGTACGACCGGGTGATGGAGCTTTACAAGGACATCCAGAGCCCGAACCCCAAGTGGGACCCCTTCACCGGTCCCATCCGCGACCGCAACGGCATACTGCGGGTGCCGGCGGGGCGCCGTATGACGGTGAAGGAGCTCAACGAGATGCAGTGGGTGGCCCCCGGGGTGGTGGGGGTGGTTCCGGACGAGCCCAAGTAA